The Bryobacteraceae bacterium genome includes a window with the following:
- a CDS encoding hydroxypyruvate isomerase codes for MTRKDFLLSASAAPLIAAAQPAEPKVQRKNRLKQGVCPGVFGRNMPFEERARQAARLGAHCFDLQGPQNWPILKKYGLVPTVVPGGGRLTDACNDKALHEKILAEFRENIPRARKEGVPNVITFSGNRRGKSDEEGLENCYIVLKEAVKIAEDNEVTIVMELLNSKVDHKDYQCDRTPWGVELCKRVNSPRFKLLYDIYHMQIMEGDIIRTIRENIQYFGHMHTAGNPGRHQFDDSQELNYRAIARAIVDAGYTGYLSHEYTPTTPDPVKTLDEMMTICDV; via the coding sequence ATGACACGCAAAGACTTCCTCCTCTCCGCGTCGGCTGCGCCCCTGATTGCCGCCGCGCAGCCAGCCGAACCGAAGGTCCAGCGGAAGAACCGCCTGAAGCAGGGCGTGTGCCCGGGCGTCTTCGGCCGCAACATGCCGTTCGAAGAGCGCGCCCGGCAGGCGGCGCGGCTCGGAGCGCACTGCTTCGATCTTCAGGGGCCGCAGAATTGGCCGATCCTGAAGAAATACGGGCTCGTTCCAACCGTGGTGCCGGGCGGCGGGCGGCTGACCGACGCGTGCAACGACAAGGCTCTGCACGAGAAGATCCTCGCCGAGTTCCGTGAAAACATTCCGCGGGCCCGCAAGGAAGGCGTGCCGAACGTCATCACGTTTTCGGGCAACCGGCGCGGCAAGAGCGACGAGGAGGGGCTGGAGAACTGCTACATCGTGCTGAAAGAGGCGGTCAAGATCGCCGAGGACAACGAAGTCACCATCGTGATGGAGCTGCTGAACTCGAAGGTGGACCACAAGGACTATCAGTGCGACCGCACGCCGTGGGGCGTCGAGCTGTGCAAGCGGGTGAATTCGCCTCGGTTCAAGCTGCTGTACGACATCTACCACATGCAGATCATGGAGGGCGACATCATCCGCACGATCCGCGAGAACATCCAGTATTTCGGGCATATGCACACGGCCGGCAATCCCGGGCGGCACCAGTTCGACGATTCGCAGGAGCTGAATTACAGGGCCATTGCGCGGGCGATCGTGGACGCAGGCTACACGGGATATCTTTCGCACGAATACACGCCGACGACGCCTGACCCTGTGAAGACGCTCGACGAGATGATGACCATCTGCGACGTGTGA
- the gcvPB gene encoding putative glycine dehydrogenase (decarboxylating) subunit 2: MPKTLGKVRPHPTQNEPLLFELSSPGKRGYQLPALDVPATDPEAALGAGNVRREIEDFPELSEVEVLRHFTRLSTWNYAIDLGMFPLGSCTMKYNPRINEAVARTEALAWAHPYQPEELSQGAMEIIATLEQYLAEIFGMSDVTLQPAAGAHGEYTGIMLIRAYLAAQGNPRKIVLVPDSAHGTNPATAVMAGYEVRTLASNEHGMMDPAAVAAAVNEDVAALMVTNPNTVGVFEEHIEEIAEILHAKGAQVYMDGANLNALVGVARPGDFGIDVLHANLHKTFSTPHGGGGPGAGAVGVKPHLAPFLPVPRLKREDGLLRWDYDRPQSIGRVRAFYGNFGVLIRALAYILAHGGAGLRQATLDALLNANYVRARLEPHYQIAYDARSMHECVFSDARQEKKGVRTGDIAKRLLDYGFHPYTVSFPLIVHGAMMIEPTETEPKAELDAFCDALIAIAREVEENPELVKSAPHSTRVSRVDEVSAARKPRVRWIRE; encoded by the coding sequence ATGCCGAAGACACTCGGAAAAGTGCGCCCGCATCCCACGCAGAACGAGCCGCTGCTGTTCGAGCTGTCGAGCCCGGGCAAGCGCGGCTATCAGCTGCCCGCGCTCGACGTGCCGGCAACGGATCCTGAAGCGGCGCTCGGCGCGGGCAACGTGCGGCGCGAGATCGAAGACTTTCCGGAACTGAGCGAAGTGGAAGTCCTGCGCCACTTCACGCGTCTGTCCACATGGAACTACGCCATCGACCTCGGCATGTTCCCGCTGGGCTCCTGTACGATGAAGTACAACCCGCGCATCAACGAGGCTGTGGCGCGGACAGAAGCCCTGGCGTGGGCGCATCCGTATCAGCCGGAAGAATTGAGCCAGGGCGCGATGGAGATCATCGCGACGCTCGAGCAGTACCTGGCTGAAATCTTCGGCATGTCGGATGTCACTCTGCAGCCCGCCGCAGGCGCGCACGGCGAGTACACGGGCATCATGCTGATCCGCGCGTACCTGGCTGCGCAGGGCAATCCCCGCAAGATCGTGCTGGTGCCGGATTCGGCGCACGGCACCAATCCCGCCACCGCCGTCATGGCGGGCTATGAAGTCAGGACGCTTGCTTCCAACGAGCACGGCATGATGGATCCCGCCGCCGTCGCCGCAGCCGTCAATGAAGACGTGGCGGCGCTGATGGTGACCAATCCCAACACCGTCGGCGTTTTCGAAGAGCACATCGAAGAGATCGCGGAGATCCTGCACGCGAAAGGCGCGCAGGTCTACATGGACGGCGCCAATCTCAACGCGCTGGTCGGCGTCGCCCGCCCCGGCGACTTCGGCATCGACGTCCTGCACGCCAACCTGCATAAAACATTTTCCACGCCTCATGGCGGAGGCGGTCCGGGCGCCGGCGCCGTCGGCGTCAAGCCGCATCTCGCACCGTTTCTCCCTGTTCCCCGGCTGAAGCGCGAAGACGGACTGCTGCGCTGGGACTACGACCGGCCGCAATCGATCGGGCGCGTGCGCGCCTTCTACGGCAACTTCGGCGTGCTGATCCGCGCGCTCGCCTACATCCTCGCCCACGGCGGCGCCGGGCTGCGCCAGGCTACCCTCGACGCTCTTCTCAACGCCAACTACGTCCGGGCGCGGCTCGAACCCCACTACCAGATCGCGTATGACGCCCGCTCGATGCACGAGTGCGTGTTCAGCGACGCGCGGCAGGAGAAGAAGGGCGTCCGCACGGGCGACATCGCCAAGCGCCTGCTCGACTACGGCTTCCACCCGTACACGGTGAGCTTCCCGCTGATCGTGCACGGGGCGATGATGATCGAGCCGACCGAGACCGAGCCGAAGGCGGAGCTCGACGCCTTCTGCGATGCGCTGATCGCCATCGCCAGAGAGGTGGAGGAGAACCCGGAGCTCGTGAAATCCGCGCCGCACTCGACGCGCGTGTCCCGCGTCGACGAGGTTTCCGCCGCGCGCAAACCCCGCGTGCGCTGGATCCGCGAGTAG
- the ruvA gene encoding Holliday junction ATP-dependent DNA helicase RuvA has product MIAHLRGTLLEKHPNQAIVEAQGVGYDVAVPVSTFAALPEPGAEVKLKIHTVVREDAIQLFGFLTAEEKALFEKLITVSGVGPRLALTVLSGIAAPDLAGVIRSADVQKLTRVPGIGKKTAERIVLELRDKIDESPRRAAGLPGAPAVILSQEEADVVSALVNLGAQRAAAETAARRAAQELAGRGFEEMFRRALELLR; this is encoded by the coding sequence ATGATCGCTCATCTGCGCGGCACGCTTCTCGAGAAGCATCCCAACCAGGCCATCGTCGAGGCGCAGGGCGTGGGCTACGACGTCGCTGTTCCCGTCTCGACGTTCGCGGCGCTGCCCGAGCCGGGCGCGGAAGTCAAGCTGAAGATCCACACGGTGGTCCGCGAAGACGCGATTCAGCTGTTCGGGTTTCTGACGGCGGAAGAAAAGGCGCTGTTCGAGAAGCTGATCACGGTGAGCGGCGTCGGTCCGAGGCTGGCGCTGACGGTGCTCAGCGGCATTGCCGCGCCGGATCTTGCCGGAGTGATCCGTTCGGCCGACGTGCAGAAGCTGACGCGCGTGCCGGGGATCGGGAAGAAAACAGCGGAGCGGATTGTGCTCGAGCTGCGGGACAAAATCGATGAAAGCCCGCGGCGCGCCGCCGGTCTACCCGGCGCGCCCGCCGTGATCCTGTCGCAGGAAGAGGCCGACGTCGTCAGCGCGCTCGTGAATCTGGGCGCGCAGCGGGCGGCGGCGGAGACGGCTGCCCGGCGCGCTGCGCAGGAGCTCGCCGGGCGCGGTTTTGAGGAAATGTTCCGGCGGGCGCTGGAACTGCTGCGATAA
- the ruvB gene encoding Holliday junction ATP-dependent DNA helicase RuvB: MPEQNRSRRFVSAEAAPEELQFEASLRPRTLADFTGQEKVKELLAVTIEAARLRGEAMDHVLLIGPPGLGKTTLATIIAAELGVPIDLSSGPLLQRKIDLTGILTNLRERQVFFIDEIHRLMPDVEEVLYSALEDFRIDVVIGQGPGARTHSLPLHRFTGVGATTRQGLLSAPLRSRFGLILYLKHYDVPEMTRIVMRAARLLETPIDPDAAEEIARRSRGTPRIANRLLRRVRDFAQVRASGHITLDVARGALDLLEVDPLGLDEVDKKIMLTILEKYGGGPVGLGTIAASTDEEPDTIEEVYEPYLMQLGFLDRTPRGRVGTPRAFEYFRVPLRPNLGQNRLF, translated from the coding sequence ATGCCAGAGCAGAACAGATCGCGGCGTTTTGTTTCCGCGGAAGCGGCCCCCGAGGAGCTGCAGTTCGAAGCTTCGCTGCGGCCGCGGACGCTGGCGGATTTCACCGGGCAGGAGAAAGTGAAGGAGCTCCTCGCGGTGACGATCGAAGCGGCGCGGCTGCGCGGCGAGGCGATGGATCATGTGCTCCTGATCGGCCCGCCGGGGCTCGGCAAGACGACGCTCGCGACGATCATCGCAGCGGAGCTCGGCGTGCCGATCGACCTGTCAAGCGGGCCGCTTCTGCAGCGGAAGATTGATCTGACGGGCATCCTGACCAATCTTCGCGAGCGGCAGGTCTTCTTCATCGATGAGATCCACCGGCTGATGCCCGATGTGGAAGAGGTTCTCTATTCGGCGCTCGAGGATTTCCGGATCGACGTGGTGATCGGGCAGGGGCCGGGGGCGAGGACGCACTCGCTGCCGCTGCACCGGTTCACGGGGGTAGGGGCCACGACGCGGCAGGGCTTGCTGAGCGCGCCGCTCCGCAGCCGTTTCGGCCTGATCCTGTATCTGAAGCACTACGACGTGCCGGAGATGACCCGGATCGTCATGCGCGCGGCGCGGCTGCTGGAGACGCCTATCGACCCTGACGCCGCGGAAGAGATCGCCCGGCGGAGCCGCGGAACGCCCCGCATCGCGAACCGCCTGCTTCGGCGCGTTCGGGACTTCGCGCAGGTGCGCGCTTCGGGCCACATCACGCTCGATGTGGCGCGCGGGGCGCTTGACCTGCTCGAGGTCGACCCTCTCGGGCTCGACGAGGTCGACAAGAAAATCATGCTGACGATTCTCGAGAAGTACGGCGGCGGGCCGGTCGGGCTCGGGACCATTGCGGCGTCCACCGACGAAGAGCCGGACACGATCGAGGAAGTGTACGAGCCCTACCTGATGCAGCTCGGCTTTCTGGACCGGACCCCGCGGGGGCGCGTGGGGACTCCGCGCGCGTTCGAGTACTTCAGGGTGCCGCTGCGGCCGAATCTCGGGCAGAACCGGCTGTTTTGA